agatttttaccctgtcagctcggggattcaatcttgcaacctttcggttattagtccaacgctctaactaaaAGGCTACCTGTTCTACCACGAGGCtaactgcctctaaccactagactacctgtctctaaccatgaGGCcaactgcctctaaccactagactacctgcctctaaccactaggctacctgctctaaccactagaccacctgtctctaaccatgAGGCcaactgcctctaaccactagactacctgcctctaaccactaggctacctgctctaaccactagactacctgtctctaaccacgaggaaaactgcctctaaccactagactacctgctctaaccactaggctacctgcctctaaccacgaggctaactgcctctaaccacgaggctaactgcctctaaccactagaccacctgcctctaaccactaggctacctgcctctaaccactaggctacctgcctctaaccactaggctacctgcctctaaccatgaggctacctgtctctaaccatgaggctaactgcctctaaccactaggctacctgctctaaccactagactacctgtctctaaccactagactacctgtctctaaccactagactacctgctctaaccactagactacctgctctaaccactaggctacctgcctctaaccactaggctacctgcttctaaccactaggctacctgctctaaccactaggctacctgtctctaaccactagactacctgctctaaccacgaggctacctgcctctaaccactaggctacctgcctctaaccactagaccacctgcctctaaccactaggctacctgctctaaccactaggctacctgcatctaaccactaggctacctgcctctaaccaccaggctacctgctctaaccactaggctacctgcctctaaccactaggctacctgtctctaaccactagactacctgctctaaccactaggctacctgcctctaaccactagactacctgcctcctctaaccactagactacctgcatctaaccactaggctacctgctctaaccactaggctacctgtctctaaccactaggctacctgcctctaaccactaagctacctgcctctaaccaataggctacctgcctctaaccactagactacctgctctaaccactaggctacctgctttaaccactaggctacctgctctaaccactagactacctgcctctaacctgtgtgtgtgtgtgtgtgtgtgtgtgtgtgtgtgtgtgtgtgtgtgtgtgtgtgtgtgtgtgtgtgtgtgtgtgtgtgtgtaccaggtgCTGTTCTGCTTCACAAGACCAGAGACACGTGTGTGACGGATGGGATAGCAATAGCAAtaaaaccgtgtgtgtgtgtgtgtgtgtgtctgtgtgccagcgTGCCTCTGTGTGCATTATGTTAAAGCATAAAACACAGTGGAGATGATCCAGCATGTATTcccatgagacacacacacacacagctgcatccatcatcactctactgtctggACCCAGTGAACTCTGAGTGTAtctcccagcacacacacacatgcctgcatACATGTTCTGCACAtaggcatgaacacacacacacagaatgttcACCATGCTGTTGTTATGCTAAGCGTAGCGAGTCAGATACTGTCTGACTGTCCAGTGTTGTACTTACACAGGCCAAAGACTTGTTTACACTGAGAGAGAAGATAGGgtagagaagaaggagaggagacgaaggtgagagagtgaaggagtggggggggaggaggagaggaggggagggggggagaaggaggagagacgtggagaggagaagggaggagagggggagagggtgagaggaggagagggagagggggagaggaggggaggaggagagacgtggagaggaggagaggaggatcagggggagagggtgagaggaggagggggagggggagaggaggggaggaggggaggggaggtggaggaggaggagagacgtggagaggaggagaggaggatcagggggagatggtgagaggaggaaaggggagggggagaggaggggagggggaggaggagagacgtgagaggaggatcagggagaggaggagagacgtggagaggaggagaggaggatccgAGGGAGGAGGATCAGGGGGGTGAGCTCCTGTTGGAACGCTCTGCTGTCCCTGTATCAGGGCATCAGTACCAAtatgtgggaggggagggggaggaggagaggaggatcagGGGGATGTGAGCTCCTGTTGGAACGCTGTGCAGCGGTTCTGTGGTTAAATACATTGTAAagctgcatgatgagactctaatgatgatttgaaaaaagttgcttgaaagagCTCTGCTTAGTGTTTTTTTTGCGCAGGCGGTACACACTTCATCACTCTCAtttacaatttgacaagcacttgataatgtctTGAATTTCACGGCGACATCCGCTttggccgtaatgcaccctaaaaacaAAATCAATGCCATTGCACCCAGAGTGCTGCGTTGTGCTCTTCTCCCTTGTGCAGGGCAATCCGAAGCGCCTCTCACTCACACGGCTCTCAGTCACCTGATCGGGTCTTTCTCGCAGGCTACAAGTGatgacagacacatcggggacgcaactaCGCACTTCCTCATCCAATTCTGAGGTGCATGTTGAAGATATGGGGAAGAACTGtcaacagcaaaagcactagcctacgtcaatctcccatagtacaaaagttgacagAATAGGTCAACACGTacttatttctcacacagaattataattaattaattaattataatataattaatataattataattaattaattaattctaATTATATTCTAACTGTCtgagacagttgtgggatgcaacAGAtctcaaattaatacaaccactagcatccgTGAAATTCAagacattatcaagtgcttgtcaaattgtaaatgagagactgatgaagtgtgtaccgCCTGCGCAAAAAAAAACACTAAGCAGAGCTCTTTCaagcaacagatcagaacgtttagcttaaaatgttgataaatcaTTAGGATATTTCTTCACCTTATATGCGCAGCAATGCGAACATGAGGCTATAAACACAAATGTTCCATAagtggaaaacaccattatcattaTTATAGTGACCGCAAATACAATTatacatgtaatgcttttattataatggtgaaaatgatcttcccatTATCTTGAAACTCACACACAGCTTATGTATATAGTTAGACACCCAAAGCGGATTTAATTTCATTTTATGAAGTTATTTGGCCTATGGGCTAGGTGACATGAAATGTGGGACTGATTCGAACAAGTTgattcttatgctgggcatcattcacaagtgataacatatgtataattcacaagtgataggctaatatagTCACCCAGCAGAATATTATTGATTTAATctcctatagggtagtagtgcactactttagaccagggtctatagggtagtagggtaCTAACTAATATATGTGTAACATTTGTTTTggtttagaatggaccattatcatgcaccggTATCAAAACAGGGGCGGGGGGAAAAAAAGACGTGTcaacttaaatagcgaatggagaaCGCTTTTCCccatggtttattttcatgcctgCAAGCTAGGCTAGCTAcgcctgttgtaaatataagcaatgtgtttaatattaggaaagttgagaaagaAAACATAGTAGGCCTAGCCAATAGAacgctgatgggatcctcctctttttagtagaggccatcactctgttttctcacgctaTTGCGTAGCCTATAgtaatgttgcgcaacatgagctctcatgaagtgtttgactagattttttgattacatttgcattgatgtcagagtgattcgAGAATGACAATAGATTGCTGAGTACCTGGCAGTTAGcatgtttggtaggctactaaatGACAAGCttcagcatcagagcttggagaatttgactgccttcatgactcgtgaccgccggtgtggcggtatacggtcaccgcaacagccctaagcAAGACATCATTACTAGTGTGTGTAGCAGGACCTCAGTAccagtgtgtcacgccctgaccatggaAAGCTTTTCATTCTCtttgttggttaggtcgggtgtgtgactagggtgggtcatctaggtgatttatattcctatgttggcctggtatggttcctaatcagaggcagctgtttatcgttgtctctgattggggatcatatttaggcagccatctccccctttgtgttttgtgggatcttgtttttgtgtagctgcctgtgagcagcccagaacgTCATGTTTCATTTTTCTTCTGTTTTTGTTGGTGAGTATATTAATTATTAAACAAGTCATTCTATGCACGCTccgccttggtccaatcattgATCCTatcagggttcttctttgtggagaagaaggacaaaacccGGGCGCCGTGTATTGAATTCTGGGGCCTTAAAACCACCACCCGCTTCCACTCATCACTTCCGCTTTCGAGCCTCTCTAGAGGGTTACCATCTTCTCCAAGTTGGACCTCCAGAACGCCATCTGGTACGGATACCGGACGAGTGGAAGATCCCCTTTAACACGGCTAGCGGGCTAATACCTGGTGAAGCGATTCGGACTGATCAACGCTGCTGCTGTGTTACAGGCCAAGGTTAACGACATtctccaatgacatggtgaactGGTTCGTGTTCGTCTACCTCAATGacatcctcctcttttcctcttgtCCTCCAGCGTCCGACATGTCCTCCAGGGTCTTCTGGAGAACCAGCTAATCGTCAAAACGGAGAAAATCtaattccatcgctccaccatctccttccttgGGAAATATCATAGCTGCAGGCAACATATAGATGGATCCTGGAAAGGTGAGAGTGGTGGCGGATTGGCTGCAATGCTTCCTGGGAATTGCACATTTCTACCGCTGGTTCATCTGGTGTTACAGCACCCTGGGATTCCCACAAATCAGTAAACACGTTGTCTCCAGCTGCAGACCGAGCGTTCTTGAACCTCAAGCACCAATTCACTACAGCCCCTGTCCTAATCCATCTGGATCCGTCCCAGCAGTTTGTGATGGAGGTCGACGCATCGGACGTCGGAGTGGGGTCTGTCCTGTCCCATCGTCTCAACACCACAGAAAGGAATTACAATGTGGGGAACTGAGAACTACTCGCGGTGAAGATGatgttggaggagtggaggcactggttagagggggcggAAAACCCATTCATAGTATGGACAgatcacaagaacctggaatatctccgcacCGCCAAGCGCCTCGACTCCAGGCAAGCTCAATGGGCCCTGCTATTCACTTGATTCAACTTCACCATCTCCTACCACCCGGGGTTTATCAGCCCCCCGCCCACTGCTCTTCCCTGAGTTAGAGGAAGAGGTCAGCGTACTCATCCACTGCTGTTGCCGTACCTGGAAGAAAGCCCGGTCTGCTCTTCTCAAGACAacctccaggtatcgacgacAAGCGGACTGCCACCGGACCCCGGCTCCCCGTTATCGTCACGGCAGAGAGTATGGCTGTCCActcgggatctgcccctccgggtggagtcCTGCAAACTTTCCCCCATTTTATtgtccctttccccatctctaagATCCTTAgccctctgctgttcatcttctgttgcccAGCACCCTCCGTATACATCCCACGTTTCATCTATCTAGGATTAAACCTCTGTCTCACAGCCCTCTCCAggaccacccctctccccccatctcaTCAAAGGCCATCCGGCATACACAGTGAGACGTCTCCTGAGTGTTTGACCCCGGGCTggggattccagtacctggttgactgggaggggtatggtccagAGAAGAGGTGCTGTCACACCCTgttctgtttcacctgttttgtgcttgtctccacccactTCCAGGTGTCGCCTATTTCCCCACATGTGCATTTATACCTCTGTTTGTCTATTGCCAGTGCGTCTTGTCTCGTCAAACCTACCAGCgtgtttttttctctctagtcctgttttctagttcttccggttttgaccattctgcctgacctgaccctgagcctgcctgccgttctgtacctttctgaCTCTgcactggattactgacctctgcctgccctgcctctTTAGCCCCTGTTTGGTCATTAAACATCTGTGattcgaactgtctgcatctgggtcatccTGAGTCATGATAGTCTCATTTAATCTGCCCTCCGTCTATTGAAGGGTTGTAACCTTGTGCCCCTCTACCCACTTTATTGTCTCCCATACTCTCcagtctccccttctctctagtctccttctccccagtctctctccagtctccctgcTCTCCAGTCTGCCCTGCTCTCCAGTCTGCCATGCTCTCCAGTCTGCCCTGCTCTCCAGTCTGCCCTGCTCTCCAGTCTGCCCTGCTCTCCAGTCTCCCTTCTCTCcagtctccccttctctccagtctccccttctctccagtctcccttctctccagtctccctGCTCTCCAGTCTCCCCTTCTCTGCAGTCTCCCTTCTCTGcagtctccccttctctccagtctcccctgctctccagtctcccttctctccagtctccccttctctccagtctccccttctctccagtctccccttctctccagtctcccttctctccagtcttcccttctctccagtcttccttctctccagtcttccctctctccagtctccctttctctccagtctccccttctctccagtcttcccttctctccagtcttcccttctctccagtctccccttctctccagtctccccttctctccagtctcccttctctccagtctcccttctctccagtcttcccttctctccagtcttcccttctctccagtctcccctctctccccctctctctcacctcttgctcatgtcttctcctccttgtCCCTTGAAGGGTTGGAACCCGGAGTGTTGAGTGGACGGGCTGCAGGGCGAGGCGTTCCCAGACCGCCCTAGAGATGCTCTGCGGCTCCGCCTCCTCTCCAGGCCCCTCCTCTTGTCCCCGAAGCTGGCGCGGCGGCGGTCCTTGAGGCCAGAGAGCCCTGTGGGCGGATTAGATTCATCATCGCCATCCTCATGACGTAGAGTCGCCTGAAAAGtgagaagaaaggagaaaggatGAAATGAAGGAGGATGATGTGGATATTTAGAAAAAACGTCTTGATCTCTTCTTTAtcatattctatatatatatatatatatattctcctaTTTCTTCAGGTTTATCTAGGACATAAATGTGGTCTATGAAAAATCAGGATTACAGGTGTATCCCTGTGtatgtgtatccgtgtgtgtgtgtatcatgtgtgtgtgtgtgcgtgtgtgtgtgtgcgcatgtgtgtgtgtgtgtgtgtgtgtgtgcgtgcgtgtgtgtgtgtatcatgtgtgtgtgtgtgtgtgtgtgtgtggtgtctcacTCGTAGATATTGAGTTGCTCCATCAGGTCCAGGTCAGTTCCTCTCCTCCCCAGGAACCTCTTAGCTACAGCCTCCATCCTCTGGTCCTCCAACCCATCCACCATGTCATAGAAGGAGTCCTGGTCAGGTAATGCTGACAGGgtctgagaggaggggaggagggagggggaggggagggagggggaagggagggagaaggagttggagggagggggatggagtgggagagggggtgctggaggggaggaggagggagaggggagggagggggaggggatggagtgggagaggggggaggaggagggggaggaggagggagaggggaggggagggagggggatggagggagagggggagaaggaggggaggagggaggaggaggaggggaggaggaggggaggaggagggagaggggaggaaggggatggagtggggagaggggaggaggagggagggggatggagggagagggggagaaggagggggagggaggggaaaggagtggggaggaaaagggaggaggagggagggggaggaggagggaggaggaggagggagtggggggagggggaaggagtggggagggagaggggaggaggggaggagggaggggaggagggagaggggaggaggagggagaggggaggagggagaggggggggggaggaggagggagagggagaggggaggaggagggagaggggagggagggtaaggagtgggagaggggggaggaggaggggaggaggagggaggtgtgaaTTTGTGTGTAGAATGATAGACAATGTCATATGCAATGTGGCGCCAGACCAAGACGTGTACCTTGTTGATGAGGGTCATACCGTAGACCAGCAGCTCTGTGTCCACTCCATCCTTCTCATCTAAGATCTCCATGGCATTAGACCACTGCTTACAACCTGGACAAACACCATTAGTCAATAAGATATCAATCATTCTTTCATTTGACCGTTGAGCCTATTGGTCACTTAACCAATCCATGACTCAAACACTCAATTAAtcaagatagacagacagacagacagacagacagacagacagacagacagacggagcgacagacagacacacagacagacagacagacagacagacagacagacggagcgacagacagacagacagacagacggagcgacagacagacagacagacagacagacagacagacagacagacagacagacagacagacagacagacagacagacggagacagacagacagacagacagacagacagacagacagacagacagacagacagacagacagacagacagacagacagacagactgaacgtGGTACCTCTCTTGGTGTCTACAGTAGTGACGGCCTCTATAAGTAGAGAGGCGTTGGACTCTGAGTATTCCACAAACACCAGCAACAACTTCAGAGCAGTCTTCACCACCAGGCGGaactgagacacagacagggtCAGTCAGACAGGGTCAGTCAGACAAGTCTATAGCATTTATAAAGGTCTTTGGCAGACACTCTAACAACCTATTTATCGTTATTGAGTTTGTACAGTAAAACTGATGCTGTAGCAGTTCACCTTTGAGCCAATGAGAGCGTAGAGCCACTGGACGGTCTCAATGTGACAGATGACTCCATTCATCCCATCCACATACAGCATGATCTGTCCCAGAGCTaagagagatacagggaaggagagagagagagagagacagcgagagagagagagagatggagggaaggcgagagagagagagagatggagggaaggcgagagagagagagagatggagggaaggcgagagagagagagagagagatggagggaaggcgagagagagagagagagagagagatggagggaaggcgagagagagaggcagagagacagagagagagagatggagggaaggtgagagagagagagagagatggcgagagagagagagatggagggaaggcgagagagagagagagagagagagagagagagagagagcgacagagagagagatggagaagaaagagaaaaccaaAACAATACAAGTTAACGTCTATGTGGGGGACTGTCTACGTGGGGGACTGTCTACGTGGGGACTGTCTACGTGGGGGACTGTCTACGTGGGGGACTGTCTACGTGGGGACTGTCTACGTGGGGGACTGTCTACGTGGGGGACTGTCTACGTGGGGGACTGTCTACGTGGGGACTGTCTACGTGGGGGACTGTCTACGTGGGGGACTGTCTACGTGGGGGACTGTCTACGTGGGGGACTGTCTACGTGGGGGACTGTCTACGTGGGGGACTGTCTACGTGGGGACTGTCTACGTGGGGGACTGTCTACGTGGGGGACTGTCTACGTGGGGGACTGTCTACGTGGGGACTGTCTACGTGGGTGACTGTCTACGTGGGGGACTGTCTACGTGGGGGACTGTCTACGGGGGACTGTCTACGTGGGGGACTGTCTACGTGGGGGACTGTCTACGTGGGGGACTGTCTATGTGGGGGACTgtctatgtgtgggtgtgtgcacgtGTCTACGAGCACACAAagcaagtgagtgtgtgtgaatgtgtgtgaacgtgtgtgtgtgtgtgtgtgtgtgtgtgtgtgtgtgtgtgtgtgtgaatgtgtgtgtgaatatatatgtgtgtgtgcgtgcgtgtgtgtgtgtgtgtgtgtgtgtgcgggagtgtgtgtgcgtgcggaggtgtgagtgtgtgtgtagatagcATACCTCTAAGGATGTAATTCTGGTAGTTCTGGTCGGCCTCTGCTCCAACCTTGATGAGACAGGTCAGACCCTCTGCCATCACAAACTCATGGACCAGATCCTTATCATCCTGAAACAAAACACATCTAGAACAGTGTGTTCGTACCAGGTGTCAAACCAGGTGTCAAACCAGGTGTCATACCAGGTGGACGATACATTAATAAATCAAATGCAACTTTTCGtttgtgttttgttgtgtatTTTCAATATGTGGTTCCGCTCTTTGGCCAGTAGGTGGCAGGAATAAGCTGGGTTCATTAAAATTACATCGCTAACACTGGCGCTTTAAAACCTTGGTATTTGTCATTGTATTTTAAAATGTAGTAAAATGTCCTTCTGGAGGCTGTTGTATTGGATCCCagctgtgtgtttgtctatgtgtgtgtggtggtggtggtggggggtccaAGTGCTATAACACGCTTTAGATTTAAATCTCATTATATCCTGGTACTTCAAGCGATATGGATTGAATCAAGCCCTTACCCTCACGTTACTCACAAGCACgcacggactcacacacacacacacacacacacaaacgctgcCAGGCCACGTGGAGTTGTCTGCCGTCATGGAAACACACAGCTGCCACGGCGACCAACTGTGGAGTGCACAGATTTTCTactactagtgtgtgtgtgtgtccgtgtgtgtgtccgtgtgtgtctgtttaacatCAGGTTTTACCTGAAAATCTgcttgagagagaagagagccctCCTCAAGTCACGTCCATTGGAGTTGTAGAGTTTTTTCTGcagtaagaggagagagacaaagagagagagagagagacaaagagagagagagaaagagagagagagagaaagagagagagagagagagagagagagagagagagagaaagagagagaaagaaagagagagagagagtcagagagggagagacaggagagagagacagagagagagagagagagagagagagagtcagagagggagagacggagagagagagagagagagagagagagagagagagagagagagagagagagagagagagtcagagagggagagacggtcagagagagacagagagagagagagagagagagagagagagagagagtaagagagggagagacagagagagagagagagagagagagagagtaagagagggagagacggagagagagagagagagagagagagagagaaaaaaaaacaaatcatgagaaaacaaaaatataattatttccaattaattaattttaaaaacctgagcaaactagaatgctatttggcaatGTATGACCATAATAGAGACACATATtaacctcagattacacagatccacaaagaattagaaaacaaatccaatttgtataaactcccacatctactgggtgaaataccacagtgtgccatcacagcagcaatatttgtgacctgttgccacgagaaaagttcaaccagtgaagaacaaacaccattgtaaatacaacccatatttatgcttatttattttatcttgtgtactttaaccatttgtataatataacatttgttatggcttctgtatgtgtaatattcacagttcatttttattgtttatttcacttttgtatattatccacctcacttgctttggcaatgttaacatatgtttcccatgccaataaagccccttgaattgaattgaattgagagagagagagagagagagagagagagacagagagagagagagagagagagagagagacagagagagacagagagagacagagagagagacagagagaggtagttaATTTAGATCCCAGCTGTGTGTATCTCCTCCATCATCACTAACATCCGTTCTCCCTGGAGCCAACAGCCTTTACACAcataccagaacacacacactttctctctctcaccacacacacacatttgtgatAATTTCAGCTGAGGACTGAAGCAGCAggttgtcacgttcgtcgtatgaaCCGGACCAAGGCCCAGCGTGGTATGTGTACATTCTTCATTATATTAAGACTACCACATAAACTACCACGTAAACTACCACGTAAACTACCACATAAACTACCACGTAAACTACTATATAAACTACCACATAAGCTACCACGTAAACTACCACGTAAACTACCACATAAACTACCACATAAACTACCACGTAAACTACTATATAAACTACCACATAAACTACCACGTAAACTACCACGTAAACACATAAACTACCACATAAACTACCACGTAAACTACTATATAAACTACCACATAAACTACCACGTAAACTACCATGTAAACTACCATGTAAACTACTATATAAACTACCACGTAAACTACCACGTAAACTACTATATAAACTACCACGTAAACTACCACGTAAACTACTATATAAACTACCACATAAACTACCACATAAACTACCACGTAAACTACTATATAAACTACCACATAAACTACCACGTAAACTGCCACGTAAACTACTATATAAACTACCACGTAAACTACCACGTAAACTACTATATAAACTACCACGTAAACTACTATATAAACTACCACATAAACTACCACGTAAACTACCACCTAAACTACTATATAAACTACCACATAAACTACCACGTAAACTACCATATAAACTACCACGTAAACTACTATATAAACTACCACATAAACTACCACGTAAACTACCATGTAAACTACCACGTAAACTACCATGTAAACTACCATGTAAACTACTATATAAACTACTATATAAACTACCACGTAAACTACTATATAAACTACCACGTAAACTACCACGTAAACTACCACGTAAACTACCACATAAACTACCATGTAAACTACTATATAAACTACCATGTAAACTACTATATAAACTACCATGTAAACTACCATGTAAActaaacatacaaatacctagacctacaaaaaccctagacatacaaaacccctagacaatacgaaactagcatacccaccctcgtcacaccctgacctaaccaaattctaaagaaaacagagatatctcaggtcagagcgtgacacagGTAGAACCAATCACATCTCACCACACTAACACCAGGAGACTAGGTAGAACCAATCCCATCACACTAACCCCCAGAGACTAGGTAGAACCAATCACATCTCACTAACCCCCAGATCCTAGGTAGAACCAATCACATCTCATTAACCCCCAGAGACTAGTTAGAACCAATCACATCTCACTAACCCCCAGAGACCAGACAGAACCAATCACATCTCACTAACCCCCAGAGATCAGGTAGAACCAATCACATCTTACTAACCCCCAGAGATCAGGTAGAACCAATCACACCTCACTAACCCCCAGAGACCAGACAGAACCAATCACACCTCACTAACCCCCAGAGACCAGGTAGAACCGATCACATCTCACTAACCCCAGAGATCCAGACAGAACCAATCAGAGACCAGTGAGAACTAATCTCACCCCCAGAGACCAGACAGAACCAATCACATC
Above is a window of Oncorhynchus tshawytscha isolate Ot180627B unplaced genomic scaffold, Otsh_v2.0 Un_contig_6979_pilon_pilon, whole genome shotgun sequence DNA encoding:
- the LOC121842890 gene encoding FH1/FH2 domain-containing protein 3-like translates to DDKDLVHEFVMAEGLTCLIKVGAEADQNYQNYILRALGQIMLYVDGMNGVICHIETVQWLYALIGSKFRLVVKTALKLLLVFVEYSESNASLLIEAVTTVDTKRGCKQWSNAMEILDEKDGVDTELLVYGMTLINKTLSALPDQDSFYDMVDGLEDQRMEAVAKRFLGRRGTDLDLMEQLNIYEDTPATLRHEDGDDESNPPTGLSGLKDRRRASFGDKRRGLERRRSRRASLGRSGNASPCSPSTQHSGFQPFKGQGGEDMSKRTGVQSPVTPANKSSLGGLLSSSYRQHQESLSAERETSCRERGKTAEDRERGEEQTQSRLCGQNGRGQDGTG